The proteins below come from a single Fusobacterium perfoetens genomic window:
- a CDS encoding ABC transporter permease — protein MTFWLAYKMLLGNIKRAIFPFLGVLCGIISLIMTLSLGAGGENIINTNLSAIGDNRIMIGGNSFNQRDIRILENYPFVEYALFPKARSYTDDNIYIGYPERVFDILDLPHLNDREVIVDKNQFENAKVGDTLELSIGTYRDRFLIKGLYEEKNPLELMRKGNRIILSQDTYERIFGERNFSEIVISFEKGEDAEEYIPIILNKFRQDRGLYGDIQILETPEVYKRVEKIKNIVSMTLGILSVISLGIGGLGIMNLIGSNIRARTGHMGILRAMGMNSKDMVIMFITEGVIISFIGSIVGLILGIIFSVFVGKIINIYPIFSIGDTFISLVISLVVGIIMGTIPAIKAGEKNTIELLREI, from the coding sequence ATGACTTTTTGGTTAGCTTATAAAATGCTTTTGGGGAATATAAAAAGAGCTATTTTTCCTTTCTTAGGGGTTTTATGCGGAATAATCTCTCTTATAATGACATTATCTTTGGGAGCTGGTGGGGAAAATATTATAAATACAAATCTTTCAGCTATTGGAGATAATAGAATAATGATAGGGGGAAATAGTTTTAATCAAAGGGATATAAGAATACTTGAAAATTATCCTTTTGTTGAATACGCACTATTTCCAAAAGCAAGAAGTTATACAGATGACAATATTTATATTGGTTATCCAGAGAGAGTTTTTGATATATTAGATTTACCACATCTAAATGATAGAGAAGTAATTGTTGATAAAAATCAATTTGAAAATGCAAAAGTAGGAGATACATTAGAACTTTCTATAGGAACCTATAGGGACAGGTTTTTAATAAAAGGGTTGTATGAAGAAAAAAATCCTTTGGAACTTATGAGAAAAGGGAATAGAATTATCCTTTCTCAAGATACATATGAGAGAATATTTGGAGAAAGAAATTTTTCTGAAATAGTTATCTCATTTGAAAAAGGGGAAGATGCAGAGGAGTATATTCCAATTATTCTTAATAAATTTAGGCAAGACAGAGGTCTTTATGGTGATATTCAAATTTTGGAGACACCAGAAGTTTATAAAAGAGTAGAAAAAATAAAAAATATTGTTTCTATGACTTTAGGAATCTTATCTGTGATCTCTCTAGGAATAGGTGGACTTGGAATAATGAATCTTATAGGTTCAAATATTAGAGCTAGAACAGGTCATATGGGAATCTTAAGAGCTATGGGAATGAATTCAAAAGATATGGTTATTATGTTTATAACAGAAGGAGTGATTATATCTTTTATAGGTTCTATTGTAGGACTTATCTTAGGAATAATATTTTCGGTATTTGTTGGAAAGATTATAAATATATATCCTATTTTTAGCATTGGAGATACATTTATAAGTCTTGTTATATCACTTGTAGTTGGAATAATTATGGGAACTATTCCAGCTATAAAAGCAGGAGAAAAAAATACTATAGAACTTTTAAGGGAAATATAA
- a CDS encoding efflux RND transporter periplasmic adaptor subunit: MNKKIIGAVAVIAVAGIFIFKSGIGRKTPVKVTEVAIGRLADSSLYSGTVVPGELVPVYIEAPAVVERVLIKEGEEVSKGTDLLVFSNKSILENEKAIKMNALDLKDINLQVADLESGTLKLELDKRELEIKELEEAINADAKKLPTLEREAKVFAELLKKDGVSSIEAEKRQQAYDNLKVELGLNRDKYNLMVVGYESLKRELNIEEAKLRSQLEKLKLQEETLRKREEQLKAPLKAPIDGVVVKLDVVEGAITREGERLLAISTKGGSRINVEVPLYQANTIEKGQEAKIISRELDGNKEYLGTVERISSAARDVRSGKDKVVDVEISVKGENDLRPGFVTDVEIAGKVKTNVPVVDSFSVMESDGTYYVYVVENGVARKQEVKVGGRTTSSYEILDLPVGTKVVVNPFKIKNGDKVKVVE; the protein is encoded by the coding sequence ATGAATAAAAAAATAATAGGTGCTGTGGCAGTCATAGCTGTAGCAGGAATATTTATTTTTAAAAGTGGTATAGGAAGAAAAACTCCTGTTAAAGTAACAGAAGTAGCTATTGGAAGACTAGCTGATTCAAGTTTATATTCTGGGACAGTAGTTCCTGGAGAGTTAGTTCCTGTATATATCGAAGCTCCTGCTGTTGTAGAAAGAGTTTTAATAAAAGAGGGAGAGGAAGTATCTAAAGGAACAGATCTTTTAGTATTCAGTAACAAAAGTATCCTTGAAAATGAAAAAGCTATAAAAATGAATGCTCTTGATTTGAAAGATATTAATCTTCAAGTAGCAGACTTAGAATCAGGAACATTAAAATTAGAACTTGATAAAAGAGAATTAGAGATAAAAGAGTTAGAAGAAGCTATAAATGCAGATGCTAAAAAACTTCCTACACTTGAAAGAGAAGCAAAAGTCTTTGCTGAACTTCTAAAAAAAGATGGGGTTTCATCTATTGAAGCTGAAAAAAGACAACAAGCCTATGATAATTTAAAAGTTGAATTAGGATTAAATAGAGATAAATATAACCTTATGGTAGTTGGATATGAAAGTTTAAAAAGAGAGCTAAATATAGAAGAAGCAAAACTTAGATCTCAACTTGAAAAGTTAAAGCTTCAAGAGGAAACTTTAAGAAAAAGAGAGGAACAATTAAAAGCTCCATTAAAAGCTCCAATAGATGGTGTTGTAGTAAAACTTGATGTAGTTGAAGGAGCTATAACAAGAGAGGGAGAAAGACTTTTAGCTATTTCTACTAAAGGAGGAAGCAGAATAAATGTAGAAGTCCCTTTATATCAAGCTAATACTATAGAAAAAGGTCAAGAGGCAAAAATAATATCAAGAGAGTTAGATGGAAATAAAGAGTATTTAGGTACTGTAGAAAGAATCTCTTCTGCTGCTAGAGATGTTAGAAGTGGAAAGGATAAAGTTGTTGATGTAGAAATTTCTGTTAAGGGAGAAAATGATTTAAGACCAGGTTTCGTAACAGATGTAGAGATTGCTGGTAAGGTAAAAACAAATGTTCCTGTAGTAGATTCATTCTCTGTAATGGAATCTGACGGAACATATTATGTATATGTTGTAGAAAATGGAGTTGCTAGAAAACAAGAGGTTAAAGTTGGAGGAAGAACGACAAGCTCTTATGAAATCTTAGATTTACCTGTTGGAACTAAAGTAGTAGTAAATCCATTTAAGATAAAAAACGGAGATAAAGTAAAGGTTGTGGAATAA